From the genome of Romeriopsis navalis LEGE 11480:
TGCTTTGAGCCGGTTTCTGAATCGATATGCCTGGCCCACCCGCCAACTGATTCGCACCATTCGCCGCGCCATCTTGATTCAACTGATGCAGTACGCCCCGCAAGGTCGTCGTCCCTGGTTACAAGTGATTGTGGATTTGACGACATTGGAAAAGCGTGGCAAGTTTGCCGCTTTTGGGGATTTGTTGCACGTATTGAATGGCAAACGTGGGGTGCCTTTGGTGGTGCTATACCTGGTTGTGGGACCATTCCGAGTGCCTTGGAGTTTTCGCGTTTGGCGTGGCCAAGGTCAGACGACTCCGGTGCAGTTAGCGATTCGCTTGCTTGATACGTTGCCTAAACCATTGACCAAGGCCTTTCGACTGACGATTCTGGCCGACAGCGGTTTCGGCAGTACGCCCTTCCTCGAAGCCCTGCGGCAACGTCACTATCCAGTGATTGTTGGGGTGCGTTATGACCGCAAACTCGCCGATGGACGGCACCTGTATGATCTGGCCAAACCCGGACAACGAGTGCGGCTTGATGGCCTATCTTTCCCCGTGACGGTCGCTTGGTTTTACCTCAAAC
Proteins encoded in this window:
- a CDS encoding transposase: MNTIREHAQQLVYRLLKLLPTDYQRDSLQTLLGLFLEAEGHPLPQSSQLKSPAALSRFLNRYAWPTRQLIRTIRRAILIQLMQYAPQGRRPWLQVIVDLTTLEKRGKFAAFGDLLHVLNGKRGVPLVVLYLVVGPFRVPWSFRVWRGQGQTTPVQLAIRLLDTLPKPLTKAFRLTILADSGFGSTPFLEALRQRHYPVIVGVRYDRKLADGRHLYDLAKPGQRVRLDGLSFPVTVAWFYLKRDGQYQQRFVLSTRRLKAAIIIWWGRRRWAIEGFFKTIKHRFGAHRFGQQTLLGMLRWLILCFTSFILTHWTHLAIAPKSPPDWAKAAHLARQQLCPELVACLLVIELARARDLLATLGLECQIQPMQI